The window AACCTAGATGACCTATCACTTCTCCTGGACTGAGATCTATGACCCCTTCCTACCCTCCCAACCATCTCCTGTAGCTTTCTTGTTTCTGCTTCTCTTAGTGACTCTTCAGTTCCTCCTGCTAACAAGCAAGCAGCCTCTCCTGTTGAGAAACGGCTTTTACTTCTGCTTGGCTGGCCTCTTCTGGGACATAGAGGAGAGCAGCACTTGCCAGCTGCTAGCACAGCTGTTCTACTGGCAGGACTCAAAACCATCCCATTTGGCTAGCACATGTCCTCTGTGCTCTTTTCTCCCACCCCAGGATCCCGCAAAAGACAGATAGGGCCCACCGCATTCAGGAGAAATTCATAGAAGCTGCAGAGCTTCCTGCTGCGACAAGAACCATGGTAAACCTCCACACCCTCTGCCCTTACaccacacacacatgtacacatcCTACTTCTTATTTGATATTTTGACCACTATTACCGTTTGTTGTCAGTGGTAGGACGTAGATTTGCTGTACACAAAACCCGCTACAGGAGACATCAAGCAAAAAGGTAGCGTGAATCAATatgccttcatttcttttcttagcaagGTAAGTAGGAGTTCGGAAGatcaaataaataatgaataaaaggAGCCTTCCCTACACTAAATCTATACGGCTCATTTCTTCTACAATTACATACCATAAGTTGCAAAATTAGTTATCTGGCAGAGATGGACGAGAAACACacctcccacacacaccccaagtGCTTTCCTCCTCTCCGCTCACTACAGATGAtcccttgattatttttttctgagattaaGATGCATTTTACAACCCATAAGAAAGAACAAGGATTCTGCTGAATGAGAGCTGCTTAGTGGCATCTACTTTTATTGGGTAAGATGAAGCTGCTTTAACTCAGTGATCAGGCTCTCAGTGGAAACTTTGCATTTGCTCACACATTATAAGATGTGTCtaattttatttctgagtttAAAGGATCATCTCTGATGAGCATCGAGGAGAGAACCACTTGTGATACAATCTGTAAGGAAGTACGAAGTTTCCGTTAAGAGACACAGCTACCTTGTGACATCTGTTTTTTGCAGCTGCTGGATACTGCTGTGTAGGCAGCGCCTCCCTGACAGAGCTACCTGGTGAGAAGCAAGTGATTCTGCACCCTTAGAGCAAAGAAGCTTCTTCACATCAtctgagaagaaaggaggagaaaaggtaAAATTCGCAAAATGCAGTTGCTGAAACAGTTGTGTATCATGTATACTCACTATGTGTGTGACTGTAATGCTTTTTCATTTACCTTTTGCTGCCATTTAGgcaatttttaaagcagttttaagaACTCACGCATCGTCAGAAGTGGGTGCATGTGCGTTAGGCGAGCgtatgttttcagttttaaacatttAAGTATATTATGCTGAAGCTAGGTTAGATTCAGGTATGTCTAGGTGCACTTGTTGCAAAGCTGTCGTCTCTAGACCACTGGTGTCAAACAGTTTTGTCCCTGTGACCTGTAATTCTGATTAAATTCCTCTCCATCTATAATGGAACAGAACTGTAGGGTGGAGAGGTGTCATGCCTAGGGCTATACACAGCCGGGGGCACATTAATGCTAGTCAACGTTCCTTGTTATGTAGCAGCAACATACAGTGCAAAGACAAATAAAGCAATGATACtcacttttcttctgctctccattcataaaaataaagacaaagggGAAGGACATAACTCAGAAGAATTCTAGTATGTTAGgctaaaaaaaatcacacttgcTGTGATGTAAATACACCCAGTAATATATTTGCACTGTGTCCAAGTTACTTACCTTGAAGTAACATCACTTaaaattctgtctctgcctattAGAAAAGGGCATACCTACGAAAATGACAAATTCCTGTTATTCATTTAGCTACTGAAGACAGCGCTTACTGAAAACTCATGTCAGCTTTCAGTAAGCGTAATTTCATTAGAAGGAAGAGTCAGATGCATTTGTATTACTGTCTTCTTGCGGTGATGTTTGCCTGACTGGAAAGGTGGGTGGAATCCTGAACTGCTATGAACAGAGGCTTTGCTTTTTACCTTATTCCACACAGGATTTATATGTCTGATTTGGTATCTGTGGTCCATATCTTTCATtcttatttgctttcctttccgCCATCTGAACAGTCTTCCATGTGCTTGACATCCAAGTTGCAGAGTTTTCCAAGGATCGAGCATATGCGTGTTAAGGACAGTACATTTTGCAAGTGTGCATATGCATCCCATAATGCTTAAATTGTCTTTGAGAACCTGTAATGAGAAGTGTGCTGGAACTGCAAGTTAGTCATTGCTAGTGATTCAGGTTTGTGGACTAACCACACAGTCTTCACGGACTGAAAGTCACtgacatttttatattctttccttctcaggaactggggaaaaaaacatgagttCTTCAAGTACAGAGCCCTTTGAAGTTGAAACCTCAACCTTATATGACTATTACGATAATTATAACGATGCTCCAAAACCATGCAGTAAGGAAAGCGTCAAGAGGTTTGCAGCCTCCTTCCTACCTGTTCTGTATACCCTAGTGTTCCTGGTCGGGCTCACGGGAAACATTCTGGTCATTGTGGTCCTCTTCAAATACAAGAGGCTGAAGAGCATGACTGATGTGTACCTACTAAACCTCGCCATCTCAGATCTGCTCTTTGTTTTGTCCTTGCCGTTCTGGTCTTATTTCACGATAGACCAATGGGTTTTTGGAACTCCCTGGTGTAAAGTCATTTCGTGGATCTACCTGGTTGGGTTTTATAGTGGGATATTTTTTATTATGCTTATGAGCATAGACAGATACCTGGCAATTGTTCGTGCAGTGTTTTCCTTGAAAGCAAGGACTGCCTTCCACGGCTTGATTACTAGCCTTATTGTATGGCTAGTAGCTCTTTCAGCCTCAGTTCCAGAACTTGTATTTAGAGAATCTTTTAACGAACATAACCATACTACCTGCAAGCCGAGATATCCAGGCAATTTCACGACATGGAAACTTTTTTCCACTTTGGAAATCAACATTTTAGGGCTCCTAATCCCTTTTATAGTTATGACATTTTGCTACTCCATGATCATTAAAACATTAGCTCActgtagaaatgagaaaaagaataagGCTGTGAGGATGATCTTTGCTGTCAtgattgtgtttttcttcttttggaccCCTTACAACATTGTTATTTTCTTACAACTGCTGGAAATTACGGGAGTCATTAGAGACTGTCAAGTGAGCAGGAGTCTGGACTATGCTCTCCAGGTAACAGAAATCCTTGGCCTTTTTCACTGTTGCCTCAATCCAGTCATCTACTTCTTCATGGGGGAAAAATTTAAGAAGTACGTGAAGATGCTCTTTAAGAACTGGCGGTTACCCGGAGATATCTGCAAGTGGTGTGGGGTTCACATCACTTACCACACTGAATCTACCAGTTCATTCCACACACAATCCACGGGGGATCAAGACGCTCTGTAACGTGTTTCAGACCAACCGCTGAACTGACCAGCGAGCAAACTGACAAAAGCAGGAACTTTGAAAAGCTAAGCAAATGCACATGCATTTAACGATAAGCTAGTGCCGGATAATTACTTACTTCAGC of the Larus michahellis chromosome 2, bLarMic1.1, whole genome shotgun sequence genome contains:
- the CCR4 gene encoding C-C chemokine receptor type 4; its protein translation is MSSSSTEPFEVETSTLYDYYDNYNDAPKPCSKESVKRFAASFLPVLYTLVFLVGLTGNILVIVVLFKYKRLKSMTDVYLLNLAISDLLFVLSLPFWSYFTIDQWVFGTPWCKVISWIYLVGFYSGIFFIMLMSIDRYLAIVRAVFSLKARTAFHGLITSLIVWLVALSASVPELVFRESFNEHNHTTCKPRYPGNFTTWKLFSTLEINILGLLIPFIVMTFCYSMIIKTLAHCRNEKKNKAVRMIFAVMIVFFFFWTPYNIVIFLQLLEITGVIRDCQVSRSLDYALQVTEILGLFHCCLNPVIYFFMGEKFKKYVKMLFKNWRLPGDICKWCGVHITYHTESTSSFHTQSTGDQDAL